The following are encoded together in the Acipenser ruthenus chromosome 24, fAciRut3.2 maternal haplotype, whole genome shotgun sequence genome:
- the LOC117962977 gene encoding LOW QUALITY PROTEIN: cilia- and flagella-associated protein 161-like (The sequence of the model RefSeq protein was modified relative to this genomic sequence to represent the inferred CDS: substituted 1 base at 1 genomic stop codon): protein MEGQQRITLHPPRLVFCFTSSKDTQYIEDVLKDFLARKERGELIGQKTSFLKRNILKELYLKSDHKTFEKCALKSRLQEVSLTDQPSFLSCXQAVYHDPQLRLEYEGCPVPANSKVLISHCKTNQCLAALEHYTLLTLYGKEYEVTAHTYLDSHKAERDLNHWLLVTRNLGKDAPTMIDRPEPPVETTRTPAEGAMPQTVEEKPQTVKEKPQTVEEKPQTVEEKPQTVEEKPQTVEEKPQTVEEKPQTVEEKPQTVEEKPQTVKEKPQTMEG from the exons GACGTACTAAAAGACTTCTTAGCCAGAAAAGAAAGAGGGGAATTGATTGGGCAGAAAACAAGCTTCCTTAAACGGAatattttgaaagag TTATATTTGAAAAGCGATCATAAAACATTCGAGAAGTGTGCCTTGAAATCCCGCCTACAGGAAGTGAGTTTGACTGACCAGCCCTCATTCCTGTCATGCTGACAAGCTGTTTACCATGACCCTCAATTACGTCTTGAATATGAAGGATGCCCTGTTCCT GCAAACTCAAAAGTGCTTATCAGTCATTGCAAGACAAACCAATGCTTGGCCGCTCTTGAACACTACACTTTATT GACACTGTATGGAAAAGAATATGAAGTCACAGCACACACCTATCTGGACTCTCATAAGGCTGAGCGTGATCTTAATCACTGGCTTCTGGTAACCAGGAACCTGGGCAAAGACGCACCAACAATGATCGACAGACCTGAGCCACCAGTTGAAACAACAAGGACACCAGCTGAAGGGGCTATGCCACAAACTGTGGAAGAGAAACCACAAACTGTGAAGGAGAAGCCACAAACTGTGGAGGAGAAACCACAAACTGTGGAGGAGAAACCACAAACTGTGGAGGAGAAGCCACAAACTGTGGAGGAGAAACCACAAACTGTGGAGGAGAAGCCACAAACTGTGGAGGAGAAGCCACAAACTGTGGAGGAGAAGCCACAAACTGTGAAGGAGAAGCCACAGACTATGGAGGGGTAA